A genomic segment from Thermotoga neapolitana DSM 4359 encodes:
- a CDS encoding ABC transporter ATP-binding protein — protein MIGGEVLIKNVDKFFGDFHVLKNVSLTIKKGEFFSVLGPSGCGKTTLLRVIAGFEDVESGDVLLDGKSILNLPPNRRPVNIIFQNYALFPHLTVFENIAFPMRIKKLSESEIKQKVEELLSLIRMEEHAKKMPSQLSGGQKQRVAIARALANEPRVLLLDEPLSALDAKLRQELLVELDNLHDRVGITFIYVTHDQTEAISVSDRVALMNEGEIVQVGTPYEVYESPASVFVATFIGETNLMKAEVLDVEDEYYVVESPGLGEFRCYKDKEARKGDRLIITLRPEKIRISKKKFESSGTLNVFHGVVEEEIYMGHQTKYFVRLDEGYILKVYKQHAKYILDEPIIKWEDEVFVAWDPDDSFIVEVLK, from the coding sequence TTGATAGGCGGAGAGGTCCTGATAAAAAACGTTGACAAGTTTTTCGGTGATTTCCACGTGCTGAAAAACGTCTCTCTAACAATAAAGAAGGGAGAGTTCTTCTCCGTTCTCGGGCCTTCTGGTTGTGGGAAAACCACGCTTCTTCGAGTGATAGCAGGTTTCGAAGATGTGGAAAGTGGGGACGTACTTCTGGATGGGAAGTCCATATTGAACCTGCCACCTAACAGAAGGCCTGTGAACATCATCTTTCAGAACTATGCACTGTTTCCTCATCTCACCGTGTTCGAGAACATAGCGTTTCCCATGAGGATCAAAAAACTCTCCGAAAGCGAGATAAAACAGAAAGTAGAGGAACTCCTTTCTCTGATAAGGATGGAAGAGCACGCAAAAAAGATGCCCTCTCAGCTCTCAGGTGGCCAAAAACAGAGAGTAGCGATCGCGAGGGCCCTCGCAAACGAGCCGAGGGTCCTCCTTCTCGACGAACCACTGAGCGCCCTCGATGCAAAACTGAGACAGGAACTTCTTGTGGAACTGGACAACCTTCACGACAGAGTTGGTATCACGTTCATCTACGTAACACACGACCAGACTGAAGCGATCAGCGTTTCAGACAGGGTTGCTCTCATGAACGAAGGTGAAATCGTACAGGTTGGAACACCATACGAAGTCTACGAGAGTCCTGCCAGCGTTTTTGTCGCCACCTTCATAGGAGAGACGAACCTCATGAAAGCAGAGGTCCTGGACGTGGAGGACGAATACTACGTTGTGGAAAGCCCTGGACTGGGAGAATTCAGATGTTATAAAGACAAAGAGGCAAGAAAGGGAGACAGATTGATCATCACACTCAGGCCGGAAAAGATAAGGATATCAAAGAAAAAGTTCGAATCCAGCGGCACTCTCAACGTCTTTCACGGAGTCGTGGAAGAAGAGATCTACATGGGACACCAGACGAAGTACTTTGTTCGTCTCGACGAGGGTTACATATTGAAAGTTTACAAACAACACGCAAAGTACATACTGGACGAGCCGATCATAAAATGGGAAGACGAGGTCTTCGTTGCGTGGGATCCTGATGACAGCTTCATTGTAGAGGTGTTGAAATGA
- the sufB gene encoding Fe-S cluster assembly protein SufB: MMERIIIDDSRFNFIPKVRTAYKAPPGLNERLIEEISHAKGEPEWMLKHRLESLKIFKEWHNPRFGVDISELDLGKIVSYIRPDAKKGTSWEEVPEEVKEAFDKLGIPEAERKYLAGVGAQLDSEIVYQNIKKELEKLGVIFLDMESAVREYPDLVKEYFMKLVPSTDHKFAALHGAIWSGGTFLYVPANVKVPMPLQAYFLMSNPGMGQFEHTIIVAEEGSEVTFIEGCSAPRYNVINLHAGMVEIYVKRGAKVKYLTIQNWSKNTYNLNTKRSIVEEEGSMTWVSGSLGSYKTMLYPMTILKGKGARAESMSITYAGPGQHMDTGSKVVHLAPYTSSLVSAKSISLGGGWAFYRGLLKITKEAENSKASVECAALMLDNRSKSDTVPIIEVETDRADVGHEARIGRIGEDQIFYLMSRGLSEQEAKSMIVKGFVEPVVKELPFEYAVELNKLLELEIEKSIG; encoded by the coding sequence ATGATGGAAAGGATCATCATCGACGATTCCAGGTTCAACTTCATTCCTAAAGTGAGAACCGCTTACAAAGCTCCTCCAGGACTCAATGAAAGGTTGATAGAAGAGATATCCCATGCAAAAGGCGAACCGGAGTGGATGCTGAAACACCGTCTGGAGTCCTTGAAGATATTCAAAGAGTGGCACAACCCAAGGTTCGGTGTGGACATCTCTGAACTCGACCTGGGAAAGATCGTATCCTACATAAGACCTGACGCAAAAAAGGGAACTTCCTGGGAAGAGGTACCAGAAGAGGTGAAAGAGGCCTTTGACAAACTGGGAATACCCGAGGCGGAAAGGAAATACCTTGCCGGGGTTGGAGCACAGCTTGATTCGGAGATCGTTTATCAGAACATAAAGAAAGAACTGGAAAAACTCGGTGTCATTTTCCTGGATATGGAAAGTGCAGTGAGGGAATACCCCGATCTTGTGAAGGAGTACTTCATGAAACTTGTTCCCAGCACTGATCACAAGTTTGCTGCACTCCATGGAGCCATCTGGAGCGGTGGAACCTTCCTGTACGTTCCGGCCAACGTGAAAGTTCCCATGCCGCTTCAGGCTTACTTTTTGATGAGCAATCCCGGGATGGGACAGTTCGAACACACCATCATCGTTGCGGAAGAGGGCAGTGAAGTCACCTTCATAGAAGGATGCTCGGCTCCAAGGTACAACGTCATCAATCTCCACGCTGGAATGGTTGAGATATACGTCAAGCGAGGCGCAAAGGTCAAGTACCTCACCATACAGAACTGGAGCAAAAACACGTACAACCTCAACACGAAAAGATCGATCGTCGAAGAAGAGGGTTCGATGACGTGGGTATCTGGATCCCTTGGCAGTTACAAAACCATGCTGTACCCGATGACGATACTGAAGGGAAAGGGTGCGAGGGCAGAGAGCATGTCCATCACGTACGCAGGCCCCGGACAGCACATGGATACAGGTTCGAAGGTCGTTCATCTTGCTCCGTACACGAGCTCTCTTGTGAGCGCAAAGAGCATATCTCTTGGTGGTGGATGGGCTTTTTACAGGGGCCTTCTGAAGATCACAAAAGAAGCCGAAAATAGCAAGGCATCCGTGGAATGTGCGGCTCTGATGCTCGACAACAGGTCGAAGAGCGACACAGTTCCCATAATAGAGGTGGAAACGGACAGGGCGGATGTGGGTCATGAGGCAAGGATTGGGAGGATAGGAGAGGATCAGATATTCTATCTCATGAGCAGAGGATTGTCAGAACAGGAAGCAAAATCGATGATAGTGAAGGGGTTTGTGGAACCCGTTGTGAAAGAGCTACCCTTTGAGTATGCCGTCGAGCTCAACAAACTCCTCGAACTGGAAATAGAAAAGAGTATAGGGTGA
- a CDS encoding ABC transporter permease produces the protein MRYVYLLWLILLFVLPISIIFVYSFLEPQIYGGVQWNFTLDAYRYLPKYLNLIWRSVWIAGIATLITLVVALPVSFYIAKSRLKNFLLLLTVVPFWTNSLIRIYAWKIVLGNNGIINQFLNLLGFGPVQFLYNPFAVILVIVYTYLPFAILPLYAAMEKIENSILEASLDLGASKMYTFTKVLLPNVRMGLLTAFVFVFVPALGSYAIPDLVGGVSSRMIGNEIVRQLMTIRNWPVASAMSNLLTLIALLSIIIVMKRREKS, from the coding sequence ATGAGGTACGTATATCTTCTGTGGCTGATCCTTCTGTTCGTTTTGCCGATCTCCATCATCTTCGTTTACAGCTTTCTGGAACCGCAGATCTACGGTGGTGTCCAGTGGAACTTCACGCTGGACGCTTACAGGTATCTTCCAAAGTATTTGAACCTCATATGGAGGTCTGTCTGGATAGCGGGAATAGCCACCCTCATCACTCTCGTCGTGGCACTTCCTGTTTCCTTCTACATAGCAAAGAGCCGGCTGAAGAACTTCCTTCTTCTGCTCACAGTCGTTCCCTTCTGGACCAACTCACTCATAAGGATCTACGCATGGAAGATCGTTCTTGGAAACAACGGAATAATAAACCAATTCCTCAACCTTCTGGGGTTTGGCCCCGTGCAGTTTCTCTACAATCCCTTCGCCGTCATTCTCGTGATAGTTTACACCTATTTGCCTTTTGCCATACTGCCGCTTTACGCTGCCATGGAAAAGATAGAAAACAGCATACTTGAAGCCTCTCTGGATCTTGGTGCCAGTAAGATGTACACGTTCACAAAGGTTCTGCTTCCAAACGTTCGTATGGGACTTCTCACAGCCTTTGTTTTCGTTTTCGTGCCCGCTCTTGGATCTTATGCGATCCCCGATCTTGTCGGAGGAGTTTCCTCCAGGATGATAGGGAACGAAATAGTCAGACAGCTTATGACCATCAGGAACTGGCCGGTCGCATCCGCCATGTCAAATCTTCTTACACTGATAGCACTTCTGAGCATCATAATCGTGATGAAAAGGAGAGAGAAAAGTTGA
- the flgC gene encoding flagellar basal body rod protein FlgC yields the protein MSEFDIMNISATGMSAQRLRVEIVSTNIANAETTRTEMGEPYRRKVPVFAEYLRRAKDGRIESAGVKVVKIVEDPSPFRLVYDPTHPDADENGYVRMPNVNIVREMVDLINAQRAYDANVAAFNVTKNMVNSALQIGRG from the coding sequence ATGAGCGAATTCGATATAATGAACATCAGCGCAACTGGTATGTCTGCACAAAGACTCAGAGTTGAGATCGTTTCCACGAACATAGCGAACGCAGAAACCACCAGGACGGAGATGGGAGAGCCTTACAGGAGGAAGGTTCCCGTTTTTGCCGAGTACCTGAGAAGAGCAAAGGATGGTAGAATAGAGAGTGCGGGTGTGAAAGTGGTAAAGATAGTGGAGGATCCTTCACCCTTCAGACTCGTTTACGATCCCACACATCCTGATGCGGACGAAAACGGATACGTGAGGATGCCGAACGTGAACATAGTCAGGGAAATGGTTGACCTCATAAACGCCCAGAGGGCCTACGATGCCAACGTAGCGGCGTTCAACGTAACCAAGAACATGGTGAACAGTGCCCTTCAGATTGGAAGGGGGTAG
- the sufU gene encoding Fe-S cluster assembly sulfur transfer protein SufU produces MIYSEAILDYANSKKFRGKLKDASVVEEGKNISCGDEITLYLKVEDGVIKDARFEGIGCAISQASASLMIERIVNEKLENVESIVEEAEKMARGEDFDEQKLGNISIMSDIKNYPARVKCFLLAWKTLKEALKKISQS; encoded by the coding sequence ATGATCTATTCAGAGGCCATTCTGGACTATGCGAACTCAAAGAAGTTCAGAGGAAAACTGAAAGACGCCAGCGTCGTGGAAGAAGGAAAGAACATATCCTGTGGTGACGAGATCACACTCTATCTGAAGGTGGAAGATGGAGTGATAAAAGACGCCAGATTCGAAGGAATCGGATGTGCGATCAGTCAGGCTTCCGCTTCTTTGATGATAGAAAGGATCGTAAATGAAAAACTGGAAAACGTTGAATCTATCGTTGAAGAAGCAGAAAAAATGGCGCGGGGTGAAGACTTCGACGAGCAAAAGCTGGGGAATATCTCGATCATGTCCGACATAAAGAACTACCCCGCGAGGGTGAAATGTTTTCTTCTTGCATGGAAGACGTTGAAAGAAGCGCTCAAAAAGATCTCACAGTCTTGA
- the flgB gene encoding flagellar basal body rod protein FlgB produces MFNSNFYTLKQAMDVSLLRQKIHSLNIANVSTPGYKRKYVAFEEFLKESKMRLELARTSEKHLGGSQRVVEPRVLTQNDTTMRNDGNNVDIDYEMVQLVKNGLRYQVLTRLMSMNIDRYNAVLRSVR; encoded by the coding sequence ATGTTTAACTCCAACTTCTACACACTGAAGCAAGCGATGGATGTTTCTCTGCTGAGACAGAAGATTCATTCACTCAACATAGCGAATGTGAGTACTCCCGGTTACAAGAGAAAGTACGTGGCGTTCGAAGAGTTTCTCAAGGAATCGAAGATGAGACTTGAACTCGCAAGGACCAGCGAAAAGCACCTGGGAGGTTCTCAAAGGGTGGTGGAGCCACGTGTTCTGACACAGAACGATACGACCATGAGAAACGATGGTAACAACGTGGATATCGACTACGAAATGGTTCAACTTGTGAAAAACGGACTCAGGTATCAGGTTCTCACCAGGCTCATGTCGATGAACATAGACAGATACAACGCTGTCTTGAGGAGTGTGAGATAA
- the sufC gene encoding Fe-S cluster assembly ATPase SufC: MLEIKDLHAKLRDEEKEILKGVNLRIEKGEVHVLMGPNGSGKSTLANVVMGNPKYVVTKGDILFEGRSIKDLPPDERAKLGIMMTFQNPYEIEGVKFSQFLITSHRKVHGEEKNYLELRRELENQSEKLGLGRDFLERYLNVGFSGGEKKRAEILQALFLKPRLLILDEIDSGLDVDALKLIAKIIADLNKEGVTLLIITHYKRLLDYLERIDRVHVYVDGRIVKSGGADLADEIEEKGYSLEGVR; encoded by the coding sequence ATGCTCGAAATCAAAGATCTGCATGCAAAGTTGAGAGACGAGGAAAAGGAAATACTGAAAGGAGTGAACCTCAGAATAGAAAAAGGTGAAGTGCACGTTCTCATGGGACCAAACGGCAGTGGAAAATCCACCCTTGCAAACGTTGTGATGGGAAACCCAAAGTACGTTGTAACGAAAGGGGATATTCTCTTTGAAGGACGTTCTATAAAAGATCTTCCTCCAGATGAAAGGGCAAAGCTTGGGATCATGATGACGTTTCAGAACCCTTACGAGATAGAAGGGGTAAAGTTCTCCCAGTTTCTCATCACATCGCACAGAAAGGTTCACGGAGAGGAAAAAAACTATCTTGAACTGAGAAGGGAACTGGAAAACCAGTCAGAAAAGCTGGGACTCGGCAGGGATTTCCTCGAGAGATACCTGAACGTTGGGTTTTCCGGTGGTGAGAAAAAGAGGGCAGAAATCCTCCAGGCCCTTTTTCTGAAACCCAGGCTTCTCATACTCGACGAGATAGACTCGGGCCTCGATGTGGATGCACTCAAACTCATAGCAAAGATCATCGCCGATCTCAACAAAGAGGGAGTCACACTTCTCATCATTACCCACTACAAAAGACTTCTGGATTATCTTGAAAGGATCGACAGAGTCCACGTTTATGTGGATGGCCGTATCGTGAAAAGTGGTGGAGCAGATCTTGCCGACGAGATCGAGGAAAAGGGTTACAGCCTGGAAGGAGTGAGATGA
- a CDS encoding SufD family Fe-S cluster assembly protein, producing the protein MEKTLVLEHDGERAVIWETPQIFSENDYGYDVLEKALERTEGPLKEWRRKKFLEYKEWGFPKWKRCSLDGMVLPELSFDYVDFDVDTSLLEKLDFEGSHRKFVLLGDTFFTDFRIYGDGKHLIRSEDGVENVLVVVEKEAEIHRISKVRRFRNTVMRILVKRNAALKFINVDLSGGFTFDNVFIVLEEGARLSMRDFRAFGHRKVGYVLVKKSKLSETDMRSYFYQNGTGVTDLLYLMRFEGEEAEGRLKGNGVVDGSGKIVFRGILDVKRGSKNIVAEEVEHTLILSPEARMDAIPSLWVDENDVTASHSASSSSLDENQLFYIMSRGIDEAEAKRLIVRGIFSDLLDELEESIRGDVEDVVNQIV; encoded by the coding sequence ATGGAAAAAACGCTGGTGCTGGAGCACGATGGAGAAAGAGCGGTAATCTGGGAAACCCCACAGATATTCTCAGAAAACGACTACGGATACGATGTTCTGGAGAAGGCTCTGGAGAGAACAGAAGGACCTTTAAAGGAATGGAGAAGAAAAAAATTCCTGGAATACAAAGAATGGGGATTTCCGAAGTGGAAAAGGTGCAGTCTTGACGGTATGGTCCTTCCAGAGCTTTCGTTCGATTACGTGGACTTCGATGTTGACACATCCCTTCTTGAAAAACTCGACTTTGAGGGATCACACAGAAAGTTCGTTCTTCTTGGAGACACATTCTTTACGGATTTTAGGATATACGGAGATGGGAAACACCTGATCAGATCTGAAGATGGTGTGGAAAACGTCCTGGTGGTTGTGGAAAAAGAAGCAGAGATCCACAGGATATCAAAAGTGAGAAGATTCAGGAACACGGTGATGAGGATTCTTGTGAAAAGAAACGCCGCATTGAAATTCATCAACGTAGATCTCTCAGGAGGTTTCACCTTCGACAACGTGTTCATCGTGCTCGAAGAAGGAGCAAGACTTTCGATGAGGGATTTCAGGGCGTTCGGTCACAGAAAGGTTGGCTACGTTCTTGTGAAGAAGAGTAAACTGAGCGAGACGGACATGAGATCCTATTTCTATCAGAACGGAACGGGTGTGACGGACCTTCTCTACCTCATGAGGTTCGAAGGTGAGGAAGCAGAAGGAAGGCTGAAAGGAAACGGTGTGGTGGACGGCTCCGGAAAGATCGTTTTTCGTGGAATACTGGACGTGAAAAGGGGCTCGAAGAACATCGTTGCTGAAGAAGTAGAACACACCCTTATACTCTCTCCCGAAGCCCGCATGGACGCTATTCCAAGTTTGTGGGTGGATGAGAACGATGTCACAGCGTCTCACTCTGCAAGTTCGTCTTCTCTTGATGAAAACCAGCTCTTCTACATCATGTCCAGAGGGATCGACGAGGCCGAGGCGAAAAGGCTCATCGTGAGAGGAATCTTTTCGGATCTTCTGGACGAACTGGAAGAATCCATCAGGGGAGATGTGGAAGATGTTGTCAACCAGATTGTATGA
- the fliE gene encoding flagellar hook-basal body complex protein FliE encodes MVDRIEGLGPIEDTGKVQKKSGGDFSKALKEALEKVNDIQKRAEKMTDDFAQGKISNIHEVIIEAEKASIALRLTVEVRNRIVEAYREIMRMQI; translated from the coding sequence ATGGTGGATAGGATAGAAGGACTCGGTCCCATAGAAGACACAGGGAAGGTCCAGAAGAAGAGCGGCGGTGACTTCTCAAAGGCTCTGAAAGAAGCACTGGAGAAGGTAAACGACATCCAGAAAAGGGCAGAGAAGATGACGGATGATTTCGCTCAGGGAAAAATCAGCAACATCCACGAAGTCATAATAGAGGCCGAAAAGGCTTCGATCGCCCTCAGGCTCACTGTCGAAGTGAGAAACAGGATCGTTGAAGCATACAGAGAGATCATGAGGATGCAGATCTGA
- a CDS encoding extracellular solute-binding protein has translation MKRLLLVLFMLVSFMVFAKATLYIYNWADYIPEDVIRAFEEKYNCRVVYDTYASNEEMYAKFKAGGGKGYDLIFPSGDYVSIMSKEGMLQKLDLSRIPNFKYLDKEILAKTTYDPNHEYSVPYMMGSTVVIVNRKYVKEYEKSWSIFEREDLRGRMTLLDDMREVLGAALKYLGYSVNTKNPKELEEAKQVVLRWKKNIAKFDATSYADGVVTGEYWVVHGYAEDVYQRIPEGEEENFDFFIPKEGGTLWIDNMVIPKGAKNVDLAYEFINFLLEPQNAAKIADYLGLPSPNVEARKYMETEPIYTLEDLKNCEFIEDVGEALELYNKIWLEIIM, from the coding sequence ATGAAAAGACTTCTTCTTGTCCTGTTCATGCTGGTGTCTTTCATGGTCTTTGCAAAAGCCACGCTCTACATCTACAACTGGGCCGATTACATCCCTGAAGACGTGATCAGAGCGTTCGAAGAGAAGTACAACTGCCGCGTGGTTTACGACACCTACGCATCGAACGAGGAGATGTACGCAAAGTTCAAAGCAGGCGGTGGAAAGGGATACGATCTGATCTTTCCCTCCGGTGATTACGTCTCGATCATGTCAAAAGAGGGTATGCTTCAGAAACTGGATCTTTCCAGAATACCGAACTTCAAATACCTCGACAAGGAGATACTCGCAAAGACCACGTACGATCCGAACCACGAATACAGTGTGCCTTACATGATGGGTTCAACGGTTGTCATCGTGAACAGAAAGTACGTTAAAGAGTACGAAAAATCCTGGTCCATCTTCGAAAGAGAAGATCTGAGAGGAAGAATGACCCTCCTGGACGATATGAGAGAGGTGCTTGGTGCCGCCCTGAAATACCTCGGCTACTCGGTTAACACGAAGAACCCGAAAGAACTGGAAGAGGCAAAGCAGGTCGTTCTCAGATGGAAAAAGAACATCGCCAAATTCGATGCCACGTCGTATGCCGATGGGGTGGTTACCGGTGAATACTGGGTGGTTCACGGATACGCTGAGGATGTGTACCAGAGGATACCGGAAGGAGAAGAGGAAAACTTCGATTTCTTCATACCGAAAGAAGGAGGAACACTGTGGATAGACAACATGGTGATACCAAAAGGGGCAAAGAACGTGGATCTTGCATACGAGTTCATCAACTTCCTTCTTGAGCCACAGAACGCCGCAAAGATAGCCGATTATCTGGGCCTTCCCTCACCGAACGTGGAGGCCCGAAAATACATGGAAACAGAGCCGATATACACTCTAGAAGATCTCAAAAACTGTGAATTCATAGAGGACGTCGGAGAGGCCCTCGAACTTTACAACAAAATCTGGCTTGAAATCATAATGTGA
- a CDS encoding cyclophilin-like fold protein: MKVELVFESARCLIELDESCEVVERLKEKIPFESTVNTWGEEIYFSTPVNVQKMENPREVVEIGDVGYWPPGRALCLFFGKTPISDDRIRPASTVNVIGRIIEGLEDLKRVKDGEKVTVRSASS, translated from the coding sequence ATGAAGGTGGAGCTGGTTTTCGAAAGTGCAAGGTGTCTCATCGAACTGGATGAATCCTGTGAAGTGGTTGAGAGACTGAAAGAAAAAATCCCCTTCGAAAGCACGGTGAACACGTGGGGAGAGGAGATCTACTTTTCGACTCCTGTGAACGTTCAGAAGATGGAAAATCCCAGGGAAGTGGTGGAGATAGGAGATGTTGGTTACTGGCCACCTGGAAGGGCGCTGTGTCTGTTCTTCGGGAAAACCCCGATCAGCGATGACAGAATAAGACCAGCGAGCACCGTGAACGTGATAGGAAGAATAATCGAAGGACTGGAAGATCTGAAAAGGGTGAAAGACGGCGAAAAGGTCACCGTCAGATCTGCATCCTCATGA
- a CDS encoding histidine phosphatase family protein, translated as MRLYLIRHGETIWNEKGLWQGIADVPLNEKGKDQAKKLAERLKRVDAIYSSPLKRCLETAREIAERFKKEVIVEEDLRECEISLWNGLTVEEAMREYPEEFKRWSTDPNFGTKGLESMKSVQDRMVKVMMKIVSQERLNGSEDVVIVSHSLSLRSFICWVLGLPLRLHRNFKLDNASLSIVDVESRPRLVLLNDTCHLEDT; from the coding sequence ATGAGGCTCTATCTGATAAGACACGGAGAAACCATCTGGAACGAAAAGGGACTGTGGCAGGGTATCGCGGACGTTCCCCTGAACGAAAAAGGAAAAGATCAGGCAAAAAAGCTGGCGGAAAGGTTGAAAAGAGTGGATGCGATCTATTCCAGTCCCCTCAAAAGGTGTCTTGAAACTGCCAGGGAGATTGCCGAAAGATTCAAAAAAGAAGTCATAGTTGAAGAAGACCTTCGCGAGTGTGAAATATCCCTCTGGAATGGCCTTACGGTGGAAGAGGCGATGAGAGAGTATCCAGAGGAGTTCAAGAGATGGTCGACAGATCCAAACTTCGGAACGAAAGGACTTGAATCGATGAAGAGCGTTCAGGACCGAATGGTGAAGGTCATGATGAAGATCGTTTCCCAGGAAAGATTGAATGGCTCAGAAGATGTTGTGATCGTGTCGCATTCTCTTTCTTTGAGATCCTTCATCTGCTGGGTTCTCGGACTTCCCCTTCGTCTTCACCGAAACTTCAAACTGGACAACGCCTCCCTGAGCATTGTGGATGTGGAGAGCAGGCCAAGACTCGTTCTGCTGAACGATACGTGTCACCTTGAAGACACTTGA
- a CDS encoding SufS family cysteine desulfurase, with protein sequence MLSTRLYEDFPTLKTKINGRRLVYLDNAATTLKPKRVVEKLKEFYYTSYSNVHRAVHTLASRATVELEESRERFAEFLGVSPQEIIFTSGTTMAINLVAVSLLRSGLLKENDLVLTSLLEHHANFVPWLRLSRFHGYRLEYIKPSGRFGTLEMDDLMSHREKNPKVLAITGLSNVTGQRIPVEELRNIFPNAIIVLDGAQLLPHERVKPKEIGVDFLAFSLHKMLGPTGVGVLYGRKELLEQMEPFLYGGEMIDRVSLEDVTFNELPYKFEAGTPNIADIVASKEALAYLEEIGFEVVHERVERLTQLALEELSRVDGVELYGPLDERQHGIVSFNIKGVHPHDVAHILDQEFGVAIRSGHHCAQPLMNLLKEQSLLDFPNSTCRASFYLYNTEEDVRIFVEGVKKVKEWFSR encoded by the coding sequence ATGTTGTCAACCAGATTGTATGAAGATTTCCCCACGTTGAAGACGAAGATAAACGGAAGAAGGCTCGTCTACTTGGACAATGCAGCCACGACACTGAAGCCAAAGCGTGTTGTAGAAAAACTGAAAGAGTTCTACTACACAAGTTACTCGAACGTTCACAGAGCCGTTCATACCCTTGCCTCCCGTGCCACGGTTGAACTCGAAGAATCCAGGGAAAGGTTCGCAGAGTTTCTGGGAGTTTCACCACAGGAGATTATCTTCACCTCCGGGACAACGATGGCAATAAATCTGGTTGCCGTGTCCCTTCTGAGAAGCGGTCTTTTGAAAGAGAACGATCTGGTACTCACCTCTCTTCTGGAACACCATGCAAATTTCGTTCCCTGGCTCAGACTCTCCAGATTCCACGGTTACAGACTCGAATACATAAAACCGTCTGGAAGGTTTGGAACACTCGAGATGGACGACCTCATGAGCCACAGAGAAAAGAATCCAAAAGTTCTTGCCATAACCGGCCTTTCGAACGTAACCGGACAGAGGATACCGGTTGAAGAACTGCGCAACATCTTTCCGAATGCGATCATAGTACTCGATGGTGCACAGCTTTTGCCGCACGAGCGCGTAAAGCCGAAAGAAATCGGTGTGGATTTTCTTGCCTTCTCTCTTCACAAAATGCTCGGCCCCACGGGAGTGGGTGTGCTCTATGGAAGGAAGGAACTCCTTGAGCAGATGGAACCCTTTCTCTATGGTGGAGAGATGATCGATAGGGTGTCCCTCGAGGATGTGACCTTCAACGAACTCCCGTACAAATTCGAGGCGGGAACACCGAACATAGCCGACATCGTCGCCTCGAAGGAGGCTCTGGCCTATCTTGAAGAGATAGGATTCGAAGTGGTGCATGAGAGGGTGGAAAGATTAACCCAACTGGCTCTGGAAGAACTTTCCAGAGTGGACGGTGTGGAACTTTACGGTCCTTTAGATGAAAGACAGCATGGAATCGTTTCCTTCAACATAAAAGGGGTTCATCCGCACGATGTGGCTCACATTCTCGATCAGGAGTTCGGCGTGGCCATAAGAAGCGGCCATCACTGTGCACAGCCTCTGATGAATCTTTTGAAAGAACAGTCCCTTCTGGACTTTCCAAACTCCACCTGTAGAGCGAGCTTCTATCTCTACAACACGGAAGAAGATGTTAGAATCTTTGTAGAAGGCGTGAAGAAGGTAAAGGAGTGGTTTTCAAGATGA